The following proteins come from a genomic window of Coregonus clupeaformis isolate EN_2021a chromosome 2, ASM2061545v1, whole genome shotgun sequence:
- the LOC121585911 gene encoding sestrin-3: MIICTKKMDYPLGTQCQRVQKQVMKVNAEKERASLWCMKALASRGCVDAVSQQMASHPQYLESFLRTQHYILHMDGPLPLQYRHYIAIMAAARHHCGYLVSLHSAQFLRVGGDPLWLQGLEAVPPRLQHLDQLNKVLAHQPWLTARSHIQALLKTGEQCWSLAELVQAVVLLAHCHSLCSFVFGSGTDPDPVPLPRAPNGTPPGYCLCDAANGNVSVPPPLTTPSEHTPRRRSLDSSCEIVCLKERIKKSQEEKERRGERLLHTQTLQHTDVEDKEEMIYSADPSRFITDPDFGYQEFARREEEHFQVFRVQDYSWEDHGFSLVNRLYSDIGHLLDDRFRSVTALPSSHGPDLKRAIWNYIHCMLGIRYDDYDYGEVNQLLEKELKLYIKSVACYPDATKTPLCPLPWAPLKPSERIHVNLLIMEARLQAELLYALRAITQYMIA, encoded by the exons ATGATCATCTGTACGAAAAAAATGGATTACCCCCTCGGAACCCAATGTCAGCGCGTCCAGAAGCAG GTGATGAAGGTGAACGCTGAGAAGGAGCGGGCGTCGCTGTGGTGCATGAAGGCTCTGGCCAGCAGGGGGTGTGTGGACGCCGTGTCCCAGCAGATGGCCTCTCACCCCCAGTACCTGGAAAGCTTCCTCCGCACCCAGCACTATATCCTCCACATGGACGGCCCCCTGCCCCTGCAGTACCGCCACTATATCGCCATCATG GCTGCAGCGCGGCATCACTGTGGCTACCTGGTGTCTCTGCACTCTGCCCAGTTCCTCAGGGTGGGGGGCGACCCACTGTGGCTACAGGGGCTGGAAGCAGTCCCCCCTCGCCTACAACACCTTGACCAACTCAACAAGGTTCTTGCCCACCAACCCTGGCTCACCGCCCGCTCACACATACAG GCGTTGCTGAAGACAGGAGAGCAGTGCTGGTCTCTGGCTGAGCTGGTTCAGGCTGTAGTGCTCCTGGCCCACTGCCACTCCCTCTGTAGTTTTGTTTTTGGCTCGGGCACCGACCCCGACCCCGTCCCCCTCCCCAGAGCCCCCAACGGCACCCCCCCGGGATACTGCCTCTGTGACGCTGCCAACGGAAACGTCAGCGTGCCTCCGCCTCTCACCACGCCCTCAGAACACACACCACGACGACGG TCTCTGGACTCCAGTTGTGAGATTGTGTGTTTGAAAGAGAGGATCAAGAAATcccaggaggagaaagagaggaggggggagcgcCTTCTACACACCCAGACACTCCAGCACACAG ATGTGGAAGATAAGGAGGAGATGATCTACTCAGCAGACCCCTCTCGTTTCATAACAGACCCTGATTTCGGCTACCAGGAGTTTGCCCGTAGAGAGGAAGAACACTTCCAAGTATTCCGGGTGCAG GACTACTCCTGGGAGGACCACGGCTTCTCCCTGGTCAACCGGCTGTACTCGGACATCGGGCACCTGCTGGACGACCGTTTCCGCAGCGTCACGGCCCTCCCCTCGTCCCACGGGCCTGACCTGAAGAGAGCCATCTGGAACTACATCCACTGCATGTTGGGGATTAG gtATGACGATTATGACTATGGGGAGGTAAACCAGTTGCTGGAGAAGGAGCTGAAGCTTTATATCAAGTCTGTGGCCTGCTACCCTGACGCCACCAAGACCCCACTGTGTCCCCTGCCCTGGGCACCACTCAAACCTTCTGAGAGG ATCCATGTGAACTTGCTGATAATGGAGGCTCGGTTACAGGCTGAGCTTCTTTATGCCCTGAGAGCCATCACCCAGTACATGATAGCTTAG